The Oceanidesulfovibrio indonesiensis DNA segment CCGCTCCGCTTCTATCATCCGTGAATTGCGGTTCCCGGGTATTCCAATCGCCTGTTCGTTGCGTCTGAACGTGCAAAGAAAAGAACTTCCCTGTTCCGCGCCCGGAAGCGTCCGTGTAACCTCCGGGTGTTCTTCACAATTCCCGGCCATCGATATACTTCGTCCACAACGTTTCGTCAATTCAAAATACCCTGGCGTTCAAAGTGTGGCGCGCCTCGACTTTTTTGTTCCGCTCCTGCATACTATGGGGATTGTTATACAACCACTCCAAAGGACTCGGAACGCCTGCCGTTCGCGGGCTGCTGCAAGGAGGACGATATGAGCGTCATACTGAACATTTCGATTTTTCCGCTGGATAAAGGAGAAAACCTGGGCGAGTACGTCGCTCGCGCCATGAACGTCATCAAGGCCAGCGGTCTGCCCTACGTCATGGGTCCCATGGGCACCGCCATCGAGGGGGCTTCGGTGCAGGAAGTCCTCGAACTCGCCGCCAGGTGCTACGCCGAGCTCGAGCCCGACTGCGAGCGCGTCTATATGATGATGAACGTGGACGCCCGCAAGGGCCGGACCGAGGGACTGCGGACCAAAGTGGAGTCCGTGCAGGCAAAAATGGCCGGGGGGACGGCCTAGATGATTACCACCCCTCAAGCCGCATGGCGGGACGTCGAGGCGATTCGCGAGCAGAAACCCCTCGTCGTCAACGTGACCAACTACGTGGTGATGAACAACACGGCCAACGCCCTGCTCGCCATAGGCGCCTCCCCCGCAATGACCAACGCCGTGGACGAGATGGAAGACATCGTGGCCCTCTGCCAGGCACTCGTGCTGAACATGGGCACCCCGACACCGACCAACATGGAGGCCATGGCCGTGGGCTTCTCCGCCGCGTGCGAGCTGGGCAAACCCGTGGTGTTCGATCCCGTGGCCGTGGGCGCCACCCGGCTGCGCCGCCGCCTGGCGGCATCTTTGATGGAAAACCGCAACCCGAGCATCATCCGCGGCAACGCCAGCGAGATACTCGCCCTGGCAGGTTCGGCCGCCCCCTCCAAAGGCGCGGACACGGCCCACGGCGTGCACGAAGCCTCGGACGCCGCCGCGGAGCTGGCCAAACGCCACAGCTGCACGGTCTGCGTGAGCGGCGAGATAGACCTCATCACCGACGGTTCATCCACATGGGTGCTCACCGGCGGCCACCCCATGATGCCGTATGTCACCGGGCTGGGCTGCACGGCCAGCGCCCTGTGCGGGGCCTTCGCCGCCGTGAACCCGGACCCGCTCGCGGCGACCATCCACGCCATGGCTGCGATGGGCGCTGCCGGCGAGATCGCTGCCGCGCGTTCGCAGGGTCCCGGCTCGTTGCAGATGCACCTCTACGACGTGTTCTACGGACTCACGGAAACCGAGCTCACGGAGCGCATGCGGCTGGAGGCGGCATGAGCAAGAAGCGGGACTACTCCGTCTATCTGGTCACGGACCGGCCGTTGTGCGCCGGCCGTGACCTGCTGCGGATCATCGAGGAGGCTGTGGCCGGCGGCGCCACCATCGTGCAGTTGCGGGAGAAGGACGCCACGGCCCGGGAGTTCTTTGAACTGGCCCGCGCGGCCAAGGACCTGCTCGACAGGCTCGGCGTGCCGCTCATCATCAACGACCGCGTGGATGTGGCCCTGGCCGTGGACGCCGACGGCGTGCACGTGGGCCAGAAGGACCTGCCCTACGCCGAGGTGCGCAAAATGGTGGGGCCGCACAAGATCGTGGGCCTCAGCGTGGACACCGTGGAGCAGGCGCTCTCCGTGCCCGACCTGGAGGTTGTTCCCGGCGACGGCGGGTTCGGGCCGGATTACCTGGGCGTGGGCCCCGTCTTTCCCACAAACACCAAGAAGGACACGTCCGAGGTCTGGGGGCTGGACAAGCTTGCCGAACTGCGCCGGCAGACCCATCAAAAACTTGTGGGCATTGGCGGGGTGTACGTGGGCAACGCGGCGGACGTGATCCGCGCCGGCGCCGACGGGGTGGCCGTGGTCAGCGCCATCTGCGCGGCCGAATCACCGAAACAGGCGACCGAAGAACTGGCCGCCGCGGTAATGCTGGGGCGGGGGCTGGAGTAGAGTGTCTAGAATTCTTTTAAACTTTTGACATCTGCCAGGCTATATCGTATCGTCCTCTCACATAAAGGAGAGGACGATGCCTGATGACTTTATTCGCAAGACACAATTTCGAGATATTGATCTTGATGATCCTTTTTTCGACTCCCTTAAAGAAGCATATGCTGCTGAATTTGCTAGTTGGTTCGCAAAGAAGGCCACACAAGGTGAGGAGGCGTATGTTGGCTATTCTGAGGACAACCGCGTTCACGCCTTTTTATATGTCAAAGAAGAGCAAGGTACAGTTAACGATATCACACCACACCTTAACACAACACGATGCTTAAAGATTGGAACATTTAAAATTGATGCCCACGGGACAAAGCTCGGTGAGCGTTTTATCAAAAAAATATTCGATGAAACATTAGAACGTGGACTAAGACATGCCTATGTCACCATCTTTCCCAAGCATGAACCCCTCATAAAACTATTGAAACGTTATGGCTTCGACAAGTATGGTATCAAAGAGACAATTAATGGAATTGAACATGTCTACCTAAAAGATTTAAGTAAAATTCGTAATGATCTTTTGTTGGACTATCCTGTTATCAATGCCCAGAACAACAAAAAATGGCTTCTTGGTATTTGGCCTCAATTTCACACAAGGCTATTCCCTGACTCTATTCTTAAAACGGAAAATTCGAACATAATTGACGACCTGTCATATACAAACAGTATCCATAAAGTATATATTGCATTCATGGTAGGATTAGATCAAATAAACACGCGTGATTGCTTAGTCATTTATCGGACAGCGGACCAAGGTATGCGCCCTTGGTTTAAGTCTGTTGCCACTGCATTGTGTGTTGTCCAAGAAACACGCTCTAAAAATTCATTCCTTACAGAGAAGGAATTCATTGAGTATAGCTCAAGACACAGTATTTTTACTCGACGTGAGCTTTCCGAGCTATTCCATCGCAAAACCAAGCATCCAATGTACGCTATTCAAATGACCTACAATATTGCTCTCCCTAAACGCCCAAACATGAAACAACTGGTCGAAGACGTCGGTCTGGAGAGGAATCAATATTGGGGATTTTCAGAGATACCACACGACAATTTCACCCAGCTATTGCAAGTGAGCCACGTCCATGAAGGTACTGTTCTCTATTAAGCCAGAATTTGTCGCAAAAATCGAAGCGGGTACCAAAAAGTATGAATACCGAAAAATACTTTTTAAGAATACTAATGTCAGCCATGTTGTCATTTATGCAACACGACCTATAGGTCGGATCATCGGAGAATTCGAAGTCTCAAAAATTCTTTCGGATGATCCACAAAAACTTTGGGCTAGAACCAAAACACACTCTGGTGTTAGCTACGATTTTTACCAACAATATTTTAGTGGATGCGATTTGGGTTTTGCTCTAGAGATCAATAATCTGCGCATCTACAAAAAAAACATCGATCCGTTCAAAACATTGCCTTCATTTACACCTCCGCAGTCATTTTGCTACGTAAAAAATGACAGCCCATTACAAAATTTACATTAGCCCTACCCGTTCACCACGCCATCGATGTAGTCGATGAACTCTTCGGCGAAGGCGTAGAGCGCTACGGCGTCGTCGCGTTCGAACTGCATGCCCGGGCAGGCATCCAGCTCGCGGCATTTGTCCAGGAGATCGGCGTACCCGGAGGCCAGCACCGGCGGCATCTTGGCTTTTTCCAGAAGGTGCCAGGCCTGTTTCCCACCGATGGGCAGCCCTTTGGGGTTGCGCAGACCGCGGTGCAGCAGGATCGCATCCATGGCCAGGGTGCAGGCGTCGCACAGCCGGCACACGCAGCCGTTCCAGCGGAACGCCAGGGCGAGTACGCGAGCGTCTTCGAAAACCTCGCGGGCACGGATCATACGGCCCTGCACGGCGTCGGAATGCATGTCCGGCATCGTCGTCATTCTCGAACTCTCCTCACGGGTGGCAGTGGTCATTTTCGCTGCGTCATCAGTACATGGTGTGCGCAAAAAAGGAAAGGGAATGCGGGGTAATCAGCTTCATCATCCGACAATTCCAAGAAAAAATGTCGAAACGAAATGATCCGGCATTGATACAGAAGAGCAAGAAAAATCAAACCGCTATTTCCTCTCACATCCTTTTTTGGCTGTATGAGTCTCTCTGTGAGCAACCAAGCGTTGCCAATGTTTTCTGCATCCTCATCAAAGAGGAGGTACAAGACCAGGACAGTACAGTCTTGGGAATATTCTGATGGATTTTGGGCAGGCGTCGCCCCGCTCATTCCTGCTCCCAAATCCTGTGCGAGCAAGGGATACGGAAGAAACCATCTGATTTGACCAATTTGAATGCTGCCAGCATTGCCATGAAGGAAAATGGTGTTATTTTCTGAGCCAACCCGAAATCCGTATCCGGGAGATGTGGCCATGCAACCATCCAATGGCGGGCTTACCGTATTTTTTGACGCCAGATCCGGCGAAGACCTCAGCCGATTTTTCGAGCACGTGGAACAGTACGAACTGCGCGAAGCCAATACTTTGTCTCTCCGGCGGCGGGGGCAGAACCGGCGCTACTACAAGGTCGTGCGTGTGGAACCTGGATTCCACACCCGTGTGGTCGTCAGACGGGTCGTCCTGCATCCCTGGGATATACTCCAACTCGCCATTATTGCCGCGCTTTGCTGGTATCTTTTCGACGCGATCACTCCTTTCTTCCTCGATTAGCCGACTCTGGCATGTGCTCTGCATGCAATATGGTCACGACCGTATGTTACCGGAAAATAATCCGGAAAGGTCTTGACCGGTTTGCCGAGTGTATATATTAGCATAACCACACGTAACTATTCATCCCTATCCGTTAACGGGGTGCTATATGAGTAACCTGCTCGCAA contains these protein-coding regions:
- a CDS encoding MTH1187 family thiamine-binding protein → MSVILNISIFPLDKGENLGEYVARAMNVIKASGLPYVMGPMGTAIEGASVQEVLELAARCYAELEPDCERVYMMMNVDARKGRTEGLRTKVESVQAKMAGGTA
- the thiM gene encoding hydroxyethylthiazole kinase, with translation MITTPQAAWRDVEAIREQKPLVVNVTNYVVMNNTANALLAIGASPAMTNAVDEMEDIVALCQALVLNMGTPTPTNMEAMAVGFSAACELGKPVVFDPVAVGATRLRRRLAASLMENRNPSIIRGNASEILALAGSAAPSKGADTAHGVHEASDAAAELAKRHSCTVCVSGEIDLITDGSSTWVLTGGHPMMPYVTGLGCTASALCGAFAAVNPDPLAATIHAMAAMGAAGEIAAARSQGPGSLQMHLYDVFYGLTETELTERMRLEAA
- the thiE gene encoding thiamine phosphate synthase; this translates as MSKKRDYSVYLVTDRPLCAGRDLLRIIEEAVAGGATIVQLREKDATAREFFELARAAKDLLDRLGVPLIINDRVDVALAVDADGVHVGQKDLPYAEVRKMVGPHKIVGLSVDTVEQALSVPDLEVVPGDGGFGPDYLGVGPVFPTNTKKDTSEVWGLDKLAELRRQTHQKLVGIGGVYVGNAADVIRAGADGVAVVSAICAAESPKQATEELAAAVMLGRGLE
- a CDS encoding GNAT family N-acetyltransferase; protein product: MPDDFIRKTQFRDIDLDDPFFDSLKEAYAAEFASWFAKKATQGEEAYVGYSEDNRVHAFLYVKEEQGTVNDITPHLNTTRCLKIGTFKIDAHGTKLGERFIKKIFDETLERGLRHAYVTIFPKHEPLIKLLKRYGFDKYGIKETINGIEHVYLKDLSKIRNDLLLDYPVINAQNNKKWLLGIWPQFHTRLFPDSILKTENSNIIDDLSYTNSIHKVYIAFMVGLDQINTRDCLVIYRTADQGMRPWFKSVATALCVVQETRSKNSFLTEKEFIEYSSRHSIFTRRELSELFHRKTKHPMYAIQMTYNIALPKRPNMKQLVEDVGLERNQYWGFSEIPHDNFTQLLQVSHVHEGTVLY
- a CDS encoding HEPN domain-containing protein, with protein sequence MTTMPDMHSDAVQGRMIRAREVFEDARVLALAFRWNGCVCRLCDACTLAMDAILLHRGLRNPKGLPIGGKQAWHLLEKAKMPPVLASGYADLLDKCRELDACPGMQFERDDAVALYAFAEEFIDYIDGVVNG